Proteins encoded together in one Nyctibius grandis isolate bNycGra1 chromosome 1, bNycGra1.pri, whole genome shotgun sequence window:
- the CALHM4 gene encoding calcium homeostasis modulator protein 4 gives MTFLPKWLTFLKGKEVVIANAIIAILTIGGQQLFSFFTFSCPCHVGQNLIYGLAFLGAPALILLVVGYALNNQTWRLVTGKRSPLQEEITPNRLLQCKLICFVLCSITGRALVAPVTWLAVTLINGSYYVCAISEYVSEHYYEANPNVTASERRRILAEFPCSQLVPPELSRARDEVILLLRYQSQVAGWLLIAVVVITVFLSYCLVSCFSPLSFLHFRYWRSYVHNEQELFDEAADQHSRFYAMQHVRKFFGFVPGSENVKEIRIPSLREWQAISGLAFLKQVDEEHYDYSLLHDWALKESVNGKYLKTDEDPVIRTQL, from the exons ATGACTTTCCTTCCAAAGTGGTTAACTTTTCTAAAAGGCAAAGAGGTTGTTATTGCTAATGCTATAATTGCAATATTGACAATTGGTGGGCAGcaactcttctctttttttacgTTCAGCTGTCCCTGTCATGTTGGGCAGAACCTTATCTATGGGCTGGCTTTCCTAGGAGCTCCTGCGCTGATCCTTCTGGTTGTTGGCTATGCCCTGAATAACCAGACTTGGAGGTTGGTTACAGGCAAAAGGTCTCCTCTTCAGGAAGAGATTACACCAAACCGGTTACTGCAATGCAAACTGATCTGCTTTGTCTTGTGCAGCATCACTGGGAGAGCACTGGTTGCTCCAGTAACATGGCTAGCAGTTACCCTGATAAATGGCTCATATTACGTCTGTGCCATCAGTGAGTATGTCTCTGAGCATTATTATGAAGCTAATCCTAATGTTACTGCTAGTGAACGCAGAAGAATATTGGCTGAATTTCCATGCAGTCAGCTAGTTCCTCCAGAGCTGAGCCGGGCAAGAGATGAAGTGATTCTCCTACTCCGATACCAGTCACAA gTGGCTGGCTGGCTTCTGATTGCTGTGGTAGTCATCACTGTCTTCTTGTCTTACTGCCTGGTAAGCTGTTTCTCCCCACTCAGCTTTCTACATTTCAGATACTGGAGGAGCTATGTCCATAATGAGCAGGAGCTCTTTGATGAAGCGGCAGACCAGCACTCCAGGTTCTATGCCATGCAGCACGTAAGGAAGTTCTTTGGCTTTGTCCCAGGGAGtgaaaatgtaaaggaaatCCGTATTCCATCTCTCAGAGAGTGGCAAGCCATTTCTGGACTGGCCTTTCTAAAACAAGTGGATGAGGAGCACTATGACTACAGCCTCCTCCATGACTGGGCACTCAAGGAGTCTGTAAATGGAAAATACCTGAAGACTGATGAAGACCCTGTGATCAGAACACAGCTCTGA